From a region of the Corallococcus coralloides DSM 2259 genome:
- a CDS encoding non-ribosomal peptide synthetase — protein sequence MKTPATPMQDLPDDFDPFAGPALLLTAPSTEPQREVWTGVQMGPDASCAFNESMSVRLHGPLNVESLRAALQDLSERHEALRTTFSADGLTLCVAASTPFPLEVLALDALPPSERDARVRELVAQEVETPLPLESGPLLRPRLARLSAEEHLLTLTAHHIVCDGWSMAVMLRDLATFYSAHARRTPHTLSPAPTFSDYARAQAQLATTPEYAEHERYWLKQFSGSLPVLELPLDRRRPPSKTYSSRREDYVLEPALVEQLKRVGARHGGSFFTTLLAGFKALLHRLTGLEDVVVAIPAAGQSVAGLKDLVGHCVNALPLRSNVAAEAPFTQVLKQLRTTMLDAYEHQEYTFGTLLKQLALPRDPSRLPLVNVLFNVDQAVTGEQLEFQGLTCTLASNPRHYENFDLFINAAEAHGRVVLECQYNTDLFDGSTVRRWMSCYEELLRGVVADAEAPVSRLPLLPAAEKQRVLVDWNATEKAFDRSAFVHTLVAAQAQATPDVVALRAGDVTLTYQQLIQRAHQVANALKQEGVAAGSLVGLFTNRGADMVVGLLGILEAGAGYVPLDPGFPPERLAFMVEDAKLSTILTQQSLVASLPSTSVKPLLIEDTASQPESALPAQDVTPEAVAYVIYTSGSTGKPKGVRVPHRAVVNFLGTMREAPSLSAQDVLLAVTTLSFDIAVLELLLPLTTGAQVVLASRDTASDGALLKAALEANAVTVMQATPSTWRLLLEAGWQPRPGFKALVGGEALPRELAEALLARVGSLWNMYGPTETTVWSTTWRVQPPLSSIRIGRPIANTQLYLLDAHLAPVPVGVAGELYIGGDGVTLGYLHRLELTQERFLPNPFRAGERMYRTGDLARWLADGTVEYLGRNDSQVKLRGFRIELGEVEAALASHPSLAQAVALVREDRPGDRRLVAYLIARPGQTIPADEALRAHLKQGLPEYMVPQHFVALPALPLTPNGKVDRKALPSPQVESQEDAFVAPRDETEQKLAAIFADVLGLRRVSVTADFFRLGGHSLLASQALTRASRDLDVSLTLRRMFEAPTVEKLARLVRGDDGATSPAQRISPRAGTAPAPLSLMQQRLWFLEQLNPGTAVYNLPSAFRLHGALDVGALRFSFNKLLERQSSLRTFVRWDEGTPVQHVAPSLTVELEPVDLESVPANTREEDLLRRLQALADESIPITAAPLFRLTLFRLGANEHVLFFMPHHLIWDGWSFDVFLRELDIIYSALTRGQEPKLPTLPIQYADFTEWHRNWLQGEELERQARYWKGKLSGNLPALELPTDKPRPAQMSLKGGTEPFVLTGAEVDALTKLGRESNATLYMVLLTAFKTLLHRYSGQEDLVVGTPIRGRSHPEVEDLLGFFVNTLVLRTQLAPEQTFRQLLERVRTTCMEAFGHQDMPIELLMQQLGVQRDLSRTPLFQTFFTFQDVRNRGSSLGDLTYGQVHVHAHATPLDLSFWVKETANGIVGGMDYNTDLFERDTVVRMLEQIRTLLRAAVSDAEVPVSRMPLLPEAEKQRVLVDWNATEKPFDRSAFVHTLVAAQAQATPDAVALRSGAVTLTYQQLIQRAHQVANALKQEGVTAGSLVGLFTERGPDMVVGLLGILEAGAGYVPLDPGFPPERLAFMVEDAKLSLIVTQRAIQSTLPSTTAKSLFVEDTTSQADTAPEVPGVTPEAVAYVIYTSGSTGKPKGVRVPHRAVVNFLGTMQEAPSLSAQDVLLAVTTLSFDIAVLELLLPLTTGAQVVLASRDTASDGALLKAALEANAVTVMQATPSTWRLLLEAGWQPRPGFKALVGGEALPRELAEALLARVGSLWNMYGPTETTVWSTTWRVQPPLSSIRIGRPIANTQLYLLDAHLAPVPVGVAGELYIGGDGVTLGYLHRLELTQERFLPNPFRAGERMYRTGDLARWLADGTVEYLGRNDSQVKLRGFRIELGEVEAALASHPSLAQAVALVREDRPGDRRLVAYLVTKPGQAYTDTELRKHLRSQLPQYMVPQHFVELESLPLTPNGKVDRKALPPPAGTTRPVEDAFVAPRTPTEQHLARIWREVLGIAQVGVHDNFFNIGGHSLLSFQVVMRVRKELNQELHPRTLLLNTLEQVASQLAPAAVAPSPAPRTQPVTSPKTAPPETSVPLAQRLFNKLKGKLPGRSD from the coding sequence ATGAAGACCCCCGCGACCCCGATGCAGGACCTGCCCGACGACTTCGACCCGTTCGCCGGGCCCGCGCTGCTGCTCACCGCGCCATCCACCGAGCCCCAGCGCGAGGTGTGGACCGGCGTGCAGATGGGCCCGGACGCGTCGTGCGCCTTCAACGAGTCCATGTCCGTGCGGCTGCACGGCCCGCTGAACGTCGAGTCCCTGCGCGCCGCACTCCAGGACCTGAGCGAGCGGCACGAAGCGCTGCGCACCACGTTCAGCGCGGATGGCCTCACGCTGTGCGTGGCCGCCTCCACGCCCTTCCCGCTGGAGGTGCTCGCGCTGGACGCGCTGCCGCCCTCCGAGCGCGACGCCCGCGTCCGCGAGCTCGTGGCCCAGGAGGTGGAGACGCCGCTGCCCCTGGAGTCCGGGCCGCTCTTGCGTCCGCGCCTGGCCCGGCTGTCCGCGGAGGAGCACCTGCTGACGCTGACCGCGCACCACATCGTGTGCGACGGCTGGTCCATGGCGGTGATGCTGCGCGACCTGGCGACGTTCTATTCGGCGCACGCGCGGCGCACCCCGCACACGCTGTCGCCCGCGCCCACGTTCAGCGACTACGCCCGCGCGCAGGCCCAGTTGGCCACGACGCCGGAGTACGCGGAGCACGAGCGCTACTGGCTGAAGCAGTTCTCCGGTTCGCTGCCGGTGCTGGAGCTGCCGCTGGACCGGCGCCGTCCGCCGTCCAAGACGTACAGCTCCCGGCGTGAGGACTACGTCCTGGAGCCCGCGCTCGTGGAGCAGCTCAAGCGCGTGGGCGCGCGCCACGGTGGCAGCTTCTTCACCACGCTGCTGGCGGGCTTCAAGGCGCTGCTGCACCGGCTGACGGGGCTGGAGGACGTGGTGGTGGCCATCCCCGCCGCGGGTCAGTCCGTGGCGGGCCTGAAGGACCTGGTGGGCCACTGCGTGAACGCGCTGCCCCTGCGCAGCAACGTGGCCGCGGAGGCGCCCTTCACGCAGGTGCTCAAGCAGCTGCGCACCACGATGCTCGATGCCTACGAGCACCAGGAGTACACGTTCGGCACGCTGCTCAAGCAGCTGGCGCTGCCGCGTGACCCCAGCCGCCTGCCGCTGGTCAACGTGCTGTTCAACGTGGACCAGGCCGTCACGGGCGAGCAGCTGGAGTTCCAGGGCCTCACCTGCACCCTGGCGAGCAACCCGCGCCACTACGAGAACTTCGACCTCTTCATCAACGCGGCCGAGGCCCATGGCCGCGTGGTGCTGGAGTGCCAGTACAACACCGACCTCTTCGATGGCTCCACGGTTCGCCGCTGGATGTCATGTTACGAAGAATTGCTGCGGGGCGTGGTCGCCGACGCGGAAGCGCCCGTGTCGCGCCTGCCGCTCTTGCCCGCCGCGGAGAAGCAGCGCGTGCTGGTGGATTGGAACGCCACGGAGAAGGCGTTCGACCGGAGCGCCTTCGTCCACACGCTCGTGGCCGCCCAGGCCCAGGCCACGCCCGACGTGGTGGCCCTGCGCGCGGGGGACGTGACGCTCACGTACCAGCAGCTGATCCAGCGCGCCCATCAGGTGGCGAACGCGCTGAAGCAGGAGGGCGTCGCGGCCGGGAGCCTCGTCGGCCTCTTCACGAACCGCGGCGCGGACATGGTGGTGGGCCTGCTGGGCATCCTCGAAGCGGGTGCTGGCTACGTCCCGCTCGACCCCGGGTTCCCGCCGGAGCGTCTGGCCTTCATGGTCGAGGACGCGAAGCTCTCCACCATCCTCACGCAGCAGTCCCTGGTGGCGTCCCTGCCGTCCACGAGCGTGAAGCCCCTGCTCATCGAGGACACGGCCTCGCAGCCCGAGTCCGCGCTCCCGGCGCAGGACGTCACGCCCGAAGCCGTGGCGTACGTCATCTACACGTCGGGTTCGACGGGCAAGCCCAAGGGTGTGCGCGTGCCGCACCGGGCGGTGGTGAACTTCCTGGGCACCATGCGGGAGGCCCCCAGCCTCTCCGCGCAGGACGTGCTGCTGGCCGTCACCACGCTCTCCTTCGACATCGCCGTGCTGGAGCTGCTGCTGCCCCTCACCACTGGCGCCCAGGTGGTGCTCGCTTCCCGCGACACCGCCTCCGACGGTGCGCTCCTCAAGGCCGCGCTGGAGGCCAACGCCGTCACCGTCATGCAGGCCACGCCCTCCACCTGGCGCCTCTTGCTGGAGGCCGGCTGGCAGCCGCGTCCCGGCTTCAAGGCCCTCGTCGGTGGTGAGGCCCTTCCCCGCGAGCTGGCGGAGGCGCTGCTCGCTCGCGTCGGCAGCCTCTGGAACATGTACGGCCCCACGGAGACCACCGTCTGGTCCACCACGTGGCGCGTGCAGCCTCCGCTCTCCTCCATCCGCATCGGCCGGCCCATCGCCAACACCCAGCTCTACCTCCTCGACGCGCACCTGGCCCCCGTGCCGGTGGGCGTCGCGGGCGAGCTGTACATCGGCGGCGACGGCGTGACGCTGGGCTACCTGCACCGGCTGGAGCTGACGCAGGAGCGCTTCCTGCCCAACCCCTTCCGCGCGGGCGAGCGCATGTACCGCACGGGTGACCTCGCCCGCTGGCTGGCCGATGGCACCGTGGAGTACCTGGGCCGCAATGACTCGCAGGTGAAGCTGCGCGGCTTCCGCATCGAGCTGGGCGAAGTCGAAGCGGCGCTCGCCTCGCATCCGTCCCTGGCCCAGGCCGTGGCCCTCGTTCGCGAGGACCGTCCCGGTGACCGCCGCCTTGTCGCGTACCTCATCGCGCGGCCCGGTCAGACGATTCCGGCGGATGAAGCCCTGCGCGCGCACCTGAAGCAGGGGCTGCCGGAGTACATGGTGCCGCAGCACTTCGTGGCCCTGCCCGCGCTGCCGCTCACGCCGAACGGCAAGGTGGACCGCAAGGCCCTGCCTTCGCCGCAGGTGGAGTCGCAGGAGGACGCCTTCGTCGCGCCTCGCGACGAGACGGAGCAGAAGCTCGCGGCCATCTTCGCGGACGTGCTGGGGCTGCGCCGGGTGAGCGTCACGGCGGACTTCTTCCGCCTGGGCGGCCACTCGCTGCTGGCGTCGCAGGCCCTCACGCGCGCGAGCCGCGACCTGGACGTCAGCCTCACGCTGCGCCGCATGTTCGAAGCGCCCACCGTGGAGAAGCTGGCCCGGCTGGTGCGCGGCGACGACGGGGCCACGAGCCCCGCGCAGCGCATCTCGCCCCGTGCGGGCACCGCGCCCGCGCCGCTGTCCCTCATGCAGCAGCGGCTGTGGTTCCTGGAGCAGCTCAACCCGGGCACCGCCGTCTACAACCTGCCCTCCGCGTTCCGCCTCCACGGCGCGCTGGACGTGGGCGCGCTGCGCTTCAGCTTCAACAAGCTGCTGGAGCGCCAGTCGTCGCTGCGCACCTTCGTGCGGTGGGATGAAGGCACGCCGGTGCAGCACGTGGCCCCGTCCCTCACGGTGGAGCTGGAGCCGGTGGACCTGGAGTCCGTCCCCGCGAACACGCGCGAGGAGGACCTGCTGCGCCGCCTCCAGGCGCTGGCGGACGAGTCCATCCCCATCACCGCCGCGCCGCTGTTCCGGCTGACGCTGTTCCGGCTGGGCGCCAACGAGCACGTCCTCTTCTTCATGCCCCATCACCTCATCTGGGATGGGTGGTCGTTCGACGTGTTCCTGCGCGAGCTGGACATCATCTACTCCGCGCTCACCCGGGGCCAGGAGCCCAAGCTCCCCACCCTGCCCATCCAGTACGCGGACTTCACCGAGTGGCACCGCAACTGGCTCCAGGGCGAGGAGTTGGAGCGGCAGGCCCGCTACTGGAAGGGGAAGCTCTCCGGGAACCTGCCCGCGCTGGAGCTGCCCACGGACAAGCCGCGCCCCGCGCAGATGAGCCTCAAGGGCGGCACGGAGCCCTTCGTCCTCACCGGCGCGGAGGTGGACGCCCTCACGAAGCTGGGCCGCGAGTCCAATGCGACGCTGTACATGGTGCTGCTCACGGCGTTCAAGACGCTGCTGCACCGCTACAGCGGCCAGGAGGACCTGGTGGTGGGCACGCCCATCCGGGGCCGCTCGCATCCGGAGGTCGAGGACCTGCTGGGCTTCTTCGTCAACACGCTCGTCCTGCGCACGCAGCTGGCGCCGGAGCAGACGTTCCGGCAGCTGCTGGAGCGCGTGCGCACCACGTGCATGGAGGCCTTCGGCCACCAGGACATGCCCATCGAGCTGCTGATGCAGCAGCTGGGTGTGCAGCGCGACCTGAGCCGCACGCCGCTGTTCCAGACGTTCTTCACCTTCCAGGACGTGCGCAACCGAGGCTCCAGCCTGGGTGACCTCACCTACGGCCAGGTGCACGTGCACGCGCACGCGACGCCGCTGGACCTGAGCTTCTGGGTGAAGGAGACGGCGAACGGCATCGTCGGCGGCATGGACTACAACACCGACCTGTTCGAGCGGGACACCGTCGTCCGCATGCTCGAGCAGATCCGCACGCTGCTGCGCGCCGCGGTGTCCGACGCGGAGGTGCCGGTGTCGCGCATGCCGCTGCTGCCCGAGGCGGAGAAGCAGCGCGTGCTGGTGGACTGGAACGCCACGGAGAAGCCGTTCGACCGGAGCGCCTTCGTCCACACGCTCGTGGCCGCCCAGGCCCAGGCCACGCCCGACGCGGTGGCCCTGCGCTCCGGCGCCGTGACGCTCACGTACCAGCAGCTGATCCAGCGCGCCCATCAGGTGGCGAACGCGCTGAAGCAGGAGGGCGTCACCGCCGGAAGCCTCGTCGGCCTCTTCACCGAGCGCGGTCCGGACATGGTGGTGGGCCTCTTGGGCATCCTCGAAGCGGGCGCGGGTTACGTCCCGCTCGACCCCGGCTTCCCGCCGGAGCGCCTGGCCTTCATGGTCGAGGACGCGAAGCTCTCGCTCATCGTCACGCAGCGCGCGATCCAGAGCACCCTGCCCTCCACCACGGCGAAGTCGCTCTTCGTCGAGGACACCACGTCGCAGGCGGACACGGCCCCCGAGGTTCCCGGCGTCACGCCCGAAGCCGTGGCGTACGTCATCTACACGTCGGGTTCGACGGGCAAGCCCAAGGGCGTGCGCGTGCCGCACCGGGCGGTGGTGAACTTCCTGGGCACCATGCAGGAGGCCCCCAGCCTCTCCGCGCAGGACGTGCTGCTGGCCGTCACCACGCTCTCCTTCGACATCGCCGTGCTGGAGCTGCTGCTGCCCCTCACCACCGGCGCCCAGGTGGTGCTCGCCTCGCGTGACACCGCCTCCGACGGTGCGCTCCTCAAGGCCGCGCTGGAGGCCAACGCCGTCACCGTCATGCAGGCCACGCCCTCCACCTGGCGCCTCTTGCTGGAGGCCGGCTGGCAGCCGCGCCCCGGCTTCAAGGCCCTCGTCGGTGGTGAGGCCCTTCCTCGCGAGCTGGCGGAGGCGCTGCTCGCTCGCGTCGGAAGCCTCTGGAACATGTACGGCCCCACGGAGACCACCGTCTGGTCCACCACGTGGCGCGTGCAGCCTCCGCTCTCCTCCATCCGCATCGGCCGGCCCATCGCCAACACCCAGCTCTACCTCCTCGACGCGCACCTGGCCCCCGTGCCGGTGGGCGTCGCGGGCGAGCTGTACATCGGCGGCGACGGCGTGACGCTGGGCTACCTGCACCGGCTGGAGCTGACGCAGGAGCGCTTCCTGCCCAACCCCTTCCGCGCGGGCGAGCGCATGTACCGCACGGGTGACCTCGCCCGCTGGCTGGCCGATGGCACCGTGGAGTACCTGGGCCGCAATGACTCGCAGGTGAAGCTGCGCGGCTTCCGCATCGAGCTGGGCGAAGTCGAAGCGGCGCTCGCCTCGCATCCGTCCCTGGCCCAGGCCGTGGCCCTCGTTCGCGAGGACCGCCCTGGTGACCGCCGCCTCGTCGCGTACCTGGTGACGAAGCCGGGACAGGCCTACACGGACACGGAACTTCGCAAGCACCTGCGCTCGCAGCTGCCGCAGTACATGGTGCCGCAGCACTTCGTGGAGCTGGAGTCGCTGCCGCTCACGCCGAACGGCAAGGTGGACCGCAAGGCCCTGCCGCCTCCGGCGGGCACCACGCGCCCCGTCGAGGACGCCTTCGTCGCGCCGCGCACGCCGACGGAGCAGCACCTGGCGCGCATCTGGCGGGAGGTGCTCGGCATCGCGCAGGTGGGCGTGCACGACAACTTCTTCAACATCGGCGGGCACTCGCTCCTGTCCTTCCAGGTGGTGATGCGCGTCCGGAAGGAGCTGAACCAGGAGCTGCACCCGCGCACGCTCCTGCTCAACACGCTGGAGCAGGTGGCCTCGCAGCTGGCGCCCGCGGCGGTGGCGCCCTCGCCCGCTCCCAGGACCCAGCCCGTCACGTCACCCAAGACTGCCCCCCCGGAGACTTCTGTTCCCCTGGCGCAACGCTTGTTCAATAAGCTGAAGGGGAAACTGCCGGGACGCTCGGACTGA